Proteins from a genomic interval of Cucumis melo cultivar AY chromosome 7, USDA_Cmelo_AY_1.0, whole genome shotgun sequence:
- the LOC103492913 gene encoding uncharacterized protein LOC103492913 isoform X1: MTSSSSWRRSFGNVRSFIGNSMGGLRGGANLASWVVAGTLAYYLWVKPSQDLKREQQERAALAAVDPHRYIEKRKPIPDPQETGLIYGNKNTPQKPEE, translated from the exons ATGACTTCGAG CAGCAGTTGGAGGAGATCATTTGGGAATGTCAGGTCCTTCATCGGCAATTCGATGGGCGGTCTCAGGGGTGGTGCTAATCTCGCTTCTTGGGTTGTGGCTGGAACCCTCGCTTACTACCTTTGGGTCAAGCCTTCCCAAGACCTCAAACGGGAACAGCAGGAAAGGGCTGCTCTTGCAGCTGTAGATCCTCATCGGTATATTGAGAAGAGAAAACCTATTCCTGATCCCCAGGAAACTGGTTTGATATATGGCAACAAGAATACACCTCAAAAACCCGAGGAATGA
- the LOC103492913 gene encoding uncharacterized protein LOC103492913 isoform X3, whose amino-acid sequence MTSSWRRSFGNVRSFIGNSMGGLRGGANLASWVVAGTLAYYLWVKPSQDLKREQQERAALAAVDPHRYIEKRKPIPDPQETGLIYGNKNTPQKPEE is encoded by the exons ATGACTTCGAG TTGGAGGAGATCATTTGGGAATGTCAGGTCCTTCATCGGCAATTCGATGGGCGGTCTCAGGGGTGGTGCTAATCTCGCTTCTTGGGTTGTGGCTGGAACCCTCGCTTACTACCTTTGGGTCAAGCCTTCCCAAGACCTCAAACGGGAACAGCAGGAAAGGGCTGCTCTTGCAGCTGTAGATCCTCATCGGTATATTGAGAAGAGAAAACCTATTCCTGATCCCCAGGAAACTGGTTTGATATATGGCAACAAGAATACACCTCAAAAACCCGAGGAATGA
- the LOC103492913 gene encoding uncharacterized protein LOC103492913 isoform X2, with protein sequence MTSSSWRRSFGNVRSFIGNSMGGLRGGANLASWVVAGTLAYYLWVKPSQDLKREQQERAALAAVDPHRYIEKRKPIPDPQETGLIYGNKNTPQKPEE encoded by the exons ATGACTTCGAG CAGTTGGAGGAGATCATTTGGGAATGTCAGGTCCTTCATCGGCAATTCGATGGGCGGTCTCAGGGGTGGTGCTAATCTCGCTTCTTGGGTTGTGGCTGGAACCCTCGCTTACTACCTTTGGGTCAAGCCTTCCCAAGACCTCAAACGGGAACAGCAGGAAAGGGCTGCTCTTGCAGCTGTAGATCCTCATCGGTATATTGAGAAGAGAAAACCTATTCCTGATCCCCAGGAAACTGGTTTGATATATGGCAACAAGAATACACCTCAAAAACCCGAGGAATGA
- the LOC103492915 gene encoding probable E3 ubiquitin-protein ligase ZFP1, whose protein sequence is MRQRMPRTSQMVDLEMDRQGQNYLHAEPSVILPGTSNFPQHGMQSMVTASGNAPNPETHYLPDPYDVSMLHGLNQYSSVQHHHSLGLSTAAPGNYYYSYITPPSSNGLLPAPLNHNVNDQLPSSSNYGIQTSSDGYGRNTYFVDEISDPRKRKITEGIPGNVQHLSGLASTSSSMHLSNSRIPDEVAMVGASSFPPPQSRWSGPRNSARAGSSGTRRDSILPPDHNHSTIGNNRGQHLQPANSSFWLDQHLQANCGNGSASSWNQNSTAPFMHGTNTNGGLLETMNLGVHRYHETAGNRNSRNIQHPSVNHGHHIHNHPSAVVQRIRGHNFQFYPQVTAASYGFPLNSSYGTMNPHSLEIGRRQPGAVAPTGHGLHRIPRASVAADTTTRHHSIPQLRFLQADEVALLEIPDLYEVGNLVDHHRDMRLDIEDMSYEELLALGERIGNVSTGLTEESIKTQLKTRSYIASTTVVNLEEEEEGSNLDQDVDYCIICQDHYQNLEKVGTLDCGHEYHASCLKKWLLVKNVCPICKSEALATDRKER, encoded by the exons ATGAGGCAGAGAATGCCACGCACTAGTCAGATGGTTGATTTAGAAATGGACCGACAAGGTCAGAATTATCTTCATGCCGAGCCTTCCGTCATTCTGCCAGGCACATCTAACTTCCCTCAGCATGGCATGCAGTCTATGGTTACAGCTTCAGGGAATGCACCGAATCCTGAGACGCATTATCTTCCTGATCCTTATGATGTGTCAATGTTACATGGTTTAAATCAGTACAGTAGTGTTCAACATCATCATAGTTTAGGTTTAAGTACTGCAGCTCCTGGaaattattattactcttataTCACTCCGCCATCAAGTAATGGGTTATTACCTGCACCTCTAAATCATAATGTTAACGATCAGTTGCCATCTTCCAGCAATTATGGCATTCAGACTTCTTCTGATGGCTATGGTAGGAATACATATTTTGTGGATGAAATTAGTGATCCACGCAAGAGAAAAATTACAGAAGGGATCCCTGGGAATGTTCAACACTTGAGTGGTCTGGCCAGCACTAGTTCTTCAATGCATTTGTCGAATTCAAGGATTCCTGACGAGGTTGCTATGGTGGGAGCATCATCTTTCCCCCCGCCTCAGAGTAGATGGAGTGGACCTCGGAATAGTGCTAGAGCAGGATCAAGTGGAACTAGGCGTGACTCTATTCTACCACCTGACCACAATCATTCAACTATTGGAAATAATAGGGGTCAACACCTTCAGCCCGCAAATTCCTCTTTCTGGTTGGATCAACACTTGCAGGCTAATTGTGGCAATGGAAGTGCTTCATCTTGGAATCAAAACTCTACTGCACCTTTCATGCACG GAACTAATACCAATGGAGGTTTGTTGGAAACTATGAATTTGGGTGTGCATAGATATCATGAAACAGCCGGGAACAGGAATTCTAGAAATATCCAACATCCTTCTGTTAACCATGGCCACCACATTCACAACCACCCATCTGCAGTTGTGCAAAGAATTAGAGGTCATAATTTCCAGTTCTACCCCCAAGTGACAGCAGCTTCATATGGATTTCCTTTGAATTCTTCATATGGAACCATGAATCCTCATAGTCTGGAGATAGGGCGTAGGCAACCAGGAGCTGTTGCACCTACTGGTCATGGGCTGCACCGGATTCCACGAGCAAGTGTTGCTGCTGACACTACAACTAGACATCATAGCATTCCTCAGTTGAGATTCTTGCAGGCTGAT GAGGTTGCATTACTGGAGATTCCAGATTTATACGAAGTGGGAAATTTAGTTGACCATCACAGGGACATGCGATTGGATATAGAGGATATGTCTTACGAG GAACTTCTCGCTTTAGGGGAGCGAATCGGTAATGTCAGCACCGGATTAACAGAGGAAAGCATTAAAACTCAATTAAAGACAAGGAGCTATATAGCATCTACAACGGTCGTTAATCTGGAGGAGGAAGAGGAGGGTTCAAATTTGGATCAGGATGTCGATTACTGTATCATTTGCCAG GACCACTATCAGAACCTCGAGAAAGTTGGAACGCTCGATTGCGGACACGAATACCATGCAAGTTGCTTAAAGAAGTGGCTGCTTGTCAAGAATGTCTGTCCCATCTGCAAATCAGAAGCACTGGCAACTGATAGAAAGGAACGATGA